The Lysobacter enzymogenes genome window below encodes:
- a CDS encoding metal-dependent hydrolase family protein, translating to MTRPHAAVPLALAVAAISCALAAPAQAAPAPAEPTALRCGKLFDARSGKLLGPHTVTVRDGKIADVQAGLNDVAGARAVDLSQHTCTPGWTDLHVHLGGQSSAQSYSEGFRLDPVDFAFRAVGYANKTLMAGFTSVRDLGGEVSPHLRDAINQGLVSGPRIWAAGKSIATTGGHADPTNGMNDALSHLIGPPGPTEGVINSIDDARQAVRQRYKEGSDVIKITATGGVLSYAKSGDAPQFTIEEVKAIVDTAKDYGYRVAAHAHGEEGMKRAVLGGVTSIEHGTYMSPEVMALMKQRGTWYVPTIYAGRFVADKAKIDGYFPDVVRPKAARIGAMIQQTAANAYKNGVKIAFGTDMGVGPHGDNAREFVYMVEAGIPAAVALQAATIRAAEVLGVEDQGTIETGKRADIVAVKGDPIADIKTVLDVAFVMKDGAVYKQAL from the coding sequence ATGACCCGACCGCACGCCGCCGTACCGCTCGCCCTCGCCGTCGCCGCGATTTCCTGCGCGCTCGCCGCGCCCGCGCAGGCCGCGCCGGCGCCGGCCGAACCCACCGCGCTGCGCTGCGGCAAACTGTTCGACGCGCGCAGCGGCAAGCTGCTCGGCCCGCATACGGTGACCGTGCGCGACGGCAAGATCGCCGACGTCCAGGCCGGCCTCAACGACGTCGCCGGCGCGCGCGCGGTCGATCTGTCGCAGCACACCTGCACGCCGGGCTGGACCGACCTGCACGTGCACCTGGGCGGACAGTCCAGCGCGCAAAGCTATTCCGAAGGCTTCCGCCTCGACCCGGTCGACTTCGCGTTCCGCGCGGTCGGCTACGCCAACAAGACCTTGATGGCCGGCTTCACCAGCGTGCGCGACCTCGGCGGCGAAGTCAGCCCGCACCTGCGCGATGCGATCAACCAGGGCCTGGTCAGCGGCCCGCGCATCTGGGCGGCGGGCAAGTCCATCGCCACCACCGGCGGCCACGCCGATCCCACCAACGGCATGAACGACGCGCTGTCGCACCTGATCGGCCCGCCCGGCCCGACCGAGGGCGTGATCAATTCCATCGACGACGCCCGCCAGGCGGTGCGCCAGCGCTACAAGGAAGGCAGCGACGTCATCAAGATCACCGCCACCGGCGGCGTGCTGTCGTACGCCAAGTCCGGCGACGCGCCGCAGTTCACCATCGAGGAGGTCAAGGCCATCGTCGACACCGCCAAGGACTACGGCTATCGCGTCGCCGCGCATGCGCACGGCGAGGAAGGCATGAAGCGCGCGGTGCTCGGCGGCGTCACCAGCATCGAGCACGGCACCTACATGAGCCCGGAGGTCATGGCGCTGATGAAGCAGCGCGGCACCTGGTACGTCCCGACCATCTACGCCGGCCGCTTCGTCGCCGACAAGGCCAAGATCGACGGCTATTTCCCCGACGTGGTGCGGCCGAAGGCGGCGCGGATCGGCGCGATGATCCAGCAGACCGCGGCCAACGCCTACAAGAACGGGGTCAAGATCGCGTTCGGCACCGACATGGGCGTCGGCCCGCACGGCGACAACGCGCGCGAGTTCGTCTACATGGTCGAAGCCGGCATCCCGGCGGCGGTGGCCTTGCAGGCGGCGACGATCCGCGCGGCCGAAGTGCTCGGCGTCGAGGACCAGGGCACGATCGAGACCGGCAAGCGCGCCGACATCGTCGCGGTCAAGGGCGATCCGATCGCCGACATCAAGACGGTGCTGGACGTGGCGTTCGTGATGAAGGACGGCGCGGTGTACAAGCAAGCGCTGTAA
- a CDS encoding DUF998 domain-containing protein, whose amino-acid sequence MKASSQSAAAARRAHRSSFVVALAAALCCVAALLGFGAALDGYSHWRHPPGLLGAHGIERALAFNLLGYIGPGLALAWVAWTLIEAARGQRATARIGAWLWLWSALAWAAQGVATLDPQDLDAQASRLHALAWMLWWLAFAPGAALLAYASLAAPAWRRFGAIALFAAAVVALAVLAADWRLVPGAPAQRVALLAWLAAYLAAARVARG is encoded by the coding sequence ATGAAGGCCTCATCCCAGTCCGCCGCGGCGGCGCGCCGCGCCCATCGATCTTCCTTCGTCGTCGCCCTGGCCGCCGCGTTGTGCTGCGTGGCCGCGCTGCTCGGCTTCGGCGCGGCGCTCGACGGTTATTCGCATTGGCGGCATCCGCCCGGCCTGCTCGGCGCGCACGGCATCGAGCGCGCGCTGGCGTTCAACCTGCTGGGTTACATCGGCCCGGGGCTGGCGCTGGCGTGGGTGGCGTGGACGCTGATCGAGGCCGCGCGCGGGCAGCGCGCGACGGCGCGGATCGGCGCCTGGCTGTGGCTGTGGTCGGCGTTGGCGTGGGCGGCGCAGGGCGTGGCCACGCTCGATCCGCAGGACCTCGACGCGCAGGCCAGCCGCCTGCACGCGTTGGCGTGGATGCTGTGGTGGCTGGCGTTCGCGCCCGGCGCGGCGTTGCTGGCGTATGCGTCGCTGGCGGCGCCGGCATGGCGACGCTTCGGCGCGATCGCGCTGTTCGCCGCGGCGGTGGTGGCGCTGGCGGTGCTGGCCGCGGACTGGCGGCTGGTGCCGGGCGCACCGGCGCAGCGGGTGGCGTTGCTGGCGTGGTTGGCGGCGTATCTGGCCGCGGCGCGCGTGGCACGAGGCTAG
- a CDS encoding tetratricopeptide repeat protein: MTATAASPHVFDATAERFQQDVLQKSLQVPVLIDFWAEWCQPCKTLGPILEKLAGEYNGAFVLAKVDVEAEQQLGAAFQIRSIPTVFLMKDGQLVDGFAEALPESVVREFLKQHGIEPAAPAAEEAPAEAAPVDPHAEVVRLRRESAEQPDKPELKLDLALALLATGAEAESEQLLDALPANLATDDRSVRARAKLGFLKVVRDAPPAATLEATLAATPDDAQARYLLGARLIAAGQDQAGLEQLIELLRRDRAFQEGLPRKALIDAFRVVADEDLVGVYRRKMSALLF; the protein is encoded by the coding sequence ATGACCGCCACTGCCGCCTCTCCCCACGTATTCGACGCCACCGCCGAGCGCTTCCAGCAGGACGTGCTGCAAAAGTCGCTGCAAGTGCCGGTCCTGATCGACTTCTGGGCCGAGTGGTGCCAGCCGTGCAAGACCCTCGGCCCGATCCTGGAAAAGCTCGCCGGCGAGTACAACGGCGCGTTCGTGCTGGCCAAGGTCGACGTCGAGGCCGAGCAGCAGCTCGGCGCCGCGTTCCAGATCCGCTCGATCCCGACCGTGTTCCTGATGAAGGACGGCCAGCTCGTCGACGGTTTCGCCGAGGCGCTGCCGGAAAGCGTGGTGCGCGAATTCCTCAAGCAGCACGGCATCGAGCCGGCCGCGCCGGCCGCCGAGGAGGCCCCGGCCGAAGCCGCGCCGGTCGACCCGCACGCCGAAGTCGTGCGCCTGCGCCGCGAAAGCGCCGAGCAGCCCGACAAGCCCGAACTCAAGCTCGACCTCGCCCTGGCCCTGCTCGCCACCGGCGCGGAAGCCGAGTCGGAGCAGCTGCTCGACGCGCTGCCGGCGAACCTGGCGACCGACGACCGCAGCGTGCGCGCCCGCGCCAAGCTCGGCTTCCTCAAGGTGGTGCGCGACGCGCCGCCGGCCGCGACCCTGGAAGCGACCCTGGCCGCGACTCCGGACGACGCCCAGGCGCGCTACCTGCTCGGCGCGCGCCTGATCGCCGCCGGCCAGGACCAGGCCGGGCTGGAGCAGTTGATCGAACTGCTGCGCCGCGACCGCGCGTTCCAGGAAGGCTTGCCGCGCAAGGCGCTGATCGATGCGTTCCGGGTCGTCGCGGACGAGGATCTGGTCGGGGTGTACCGGCGCAAGATGTCGGCGCTGCTGTTCTGA